Proteins encoded by one window of Swingsia samuiensis:
- a CDS encoding HlyD family efflux transporter periplasmic adaptor subunit: MNWAQRLVRIILTSIVLLLAVGLGLTLWDIYVLAPWTRDGRVRVYVVDNAPEVSGTVVSVPVVDNQFVHKGDPLFVLDPVRFRLDIDAARARLAGFEEDLKLKKSDAHRRMGLGGIVSAEEQEDFNSNVETQRAKVNAAKAELNTARLNLQRSTVYSPVDGYVTNLNLRVGDYAHAGQPGMAVIDAHSYWLNGYFEETKMSGVHIGDKARVKLMGYKQIIPAHVVSIGRGINDQNGVSDRLGLPDVNPIFTWVRLAQRIPVRLEFDYVPPEITLAAGMTATVTIGDESPGARGKLTTWLQNHL, encoded by the coding sequence ATGAATTGGGCCCAACGTCTTGTAAGAATTATTCTTACATCTATTGTTTTGCTACTGGCCGTTGGTCTTGGTTTGACGCTTTGGGATATTTATGTTCTGGCTCCATGGACACGCGATGGCCGCGTGCGGGTATACGTCGTAGATAATGCCCCAGAAGTGTCGGGAACAGTTGTTTCTGTGCCTGTTGTTGATAATCAGTTTGTACATAAAGGGGATCCATTATTTGTATTGGATCCTGTACGTTTCCGATTGGATATTGATGCCGCGCGTGCGCGTTTGGCTGGTTTTGAAGAAGATTTGAAATTAAAAAAATCTGATGCCCATCGACGCATGGGGCTCGGTGGTATCGTTTCTGCTGAAGAGCAGGAAGATTTTAATTCTAATGTTGAAACGCAAAGAGCCAAAGTAAATGCAGCAAAAGCTGAACTGAATACAGCACGGCTCAATTTGCAACGCTCGACGGTTTATTCTCCTGTGGATGGATACGTTACAAATCTCAATTTAAGGGTGGGTGATTATGCTCACGCCGGCCAGCCAGGCATGGCTGTAATTGATGCTCATAGTTATTGGTTAAATGGTTATTTTGAAGAAACCAAAATGAGTGGCGTTCATATTGGGGACAAGGCCCGTGTGAAGCTGATGGGGTACAAGCAAATTATTCCCGCACATGTTGTGAGTATAGGCCGCGGTATTAATGATCAGAACGGCGTGTCAGACCGGTTGGGCCTTCCTGATGTTAATCCTATTTTTACATGGGTGCGATTAGCGCAGCGTATTCCGGTGCGTTTAGAGTTTGATTATGTTCCACCAGAAATAACTTTGGCAGCAGGAATGACGGCAACCGTTACAATCGGGGATGAGAGCCCGGGGGCGCGGGGTAAGTTAACGACGTGGCTACAGAATCATTTATAA
- a CDS encoding DUF1656 domain-containing protein, translated as MLTEVNVFGIFVSPFSIYAVSAVFITLLLRNILWRTGALNWFWHVALFEIALYVCILCLLILYV; from the coding sequence ATGCTTACAGAAGTTAATGTGTTCGGTATATTTGTTTCCCCTTTTTCAATTTATGCGGTATCAGCCGTTTTTATAACTTTATTGTTAAGAAATATTCTTTGGAGAACAGGGGCGCTGAATTGGTTTTGGCATGTCGCCCTATTTGAGATAGCGCTTTATGTTTGTATTTTGTGTCTTCTTATTTTGTATGTGTAG
- a CDS encoding ABC transporter ATP-binding protein yields MSLSPNTSLYALNKKRLRAERTPPSLKIEGLRLTVESVPFDLTLTKGEILTAFGTTPFVLSTFLEQLAGFAPLIDGKIFLHDEDVSSLPLGKRKIGLINQHTPLFPHMNVHENIAFAFQATGQNKSEAFDAANRMLSLVGLDGHGHAHTKSLSSEETLRTLLARALACSPKLLLIDDPYFSLPLHTTRQFTSLLIKLSRALDLTIVQTTSHREDALRAGGKIAFFNHEALLQHDTAAVLYDRPAAIEIATIFGEANALTGQILGIGDDIASIQLACGGVVEAFVSSERLHKGDECIVCIRPDQISPFFGSRPLNFDEDTSSPVNGVLIESIHLGDHIKMRVRTPDGTEIDLHRPPIQSQQIPSNGSSVQLAWMAGNATAFPP; encoded by the coding sequence ATGTCTCTCTCACCTAACACATCCCTCTATGCCCTTAATAAAAAACGTCTTCGGGCAGAAAGAACACCCCCCTCTCTAAAGATTGAAGGTCTTCGCCTCACTGTAGAAAGCGTCCCCTTTGATTTAACCCTTACAAAAGGTGAAATCCTTACAGCATTTGGGACGACACCTTTTGTTTTATCAACTTTTCTTGAACAGTTGGCCGGATTTGCACCTCTTATTGACGGGAAAATATTTCTTCACGATGAGGATGTCTCCTCTCTCCCGCTAGGGAAAAGAAAAATCGGCCTTATAAATCAACACACTCCCCTATTCCCACATATGAATGTTCATGAAAACATTGCTTTTGCTTTTCAGGCGACGGGACAAAATAAATCTGAAGCATTCGATGCTGCCAACCGAATGTTATCTCTTGTAGGCTTAGATGGACACGGCCACGCACATACAAAATCTCTCTCTTCAGAAGAGACACTTCGTACCCTCTTAGCCCGCGCGCTTGCGTGTTCTCCTAAACTTCTTCTCATTGACGACCCTTATTTTTCTTTACCCTTACACACCACGCGCCAATTCACCTCTCTCCTTATAAAGCTTTCCCGTGCGCTTGACCTCACCATCGTACAAACAACGTCTCACCGAGAAGATGCGCTAAGAGCGGGAGGGAAAATTGCCTTCTTCAACCATGAAGCTCTTCTCCAACATGATACGGCGGCAGTTTTGTATGACCGCCCAGCGGCTATTGAAATCGCAACAATTTTTGGAGAAGCAAACGCTCTCACAGGGCAAATATTGGGTATTGGGGATGATATTGCCTCAATCCAGCTTGCTTGTGGTGGAGTAGTTGAAGCTTTTGTATCATCCGAACGTTTACATAAAGGCGATGAATGCATCGTATGTATTCGCCCTGATCAAATATCACCTTTCTTTGGATCAAGGCCCCTTAACTTTGACGAAGACACATCTTCTCCAGTAAATGGGGTTTTGATAGAGAGTATCCATTTAGGAGATCATATTAAAATGCGAGTACGTACTCCTGACGGTACGGAAATTGACTTACACCGCCCTCCCATTCAATCACAGCAGATCCCTTCAAACGGCTCTTCTGTTCAATTAGCATGGATGGCTGGTAATGCGACTGCTTTTCCGCCATAA